A region from the Aphis gossypii isolate Hap1 chromosome 1, ASM2018417v2, whole genome shotgun sequence genome encodes:
- the LOC114124249 gene encoding urease accessory protein UreE-like gives MNIKMKFVIFLVTIITLQQCFGAHCHHEGKENHQEGDGADHTGHNHEGHTSHEGGDHTGHNHEGIDHSGHDHTTGDHTGHNHEGHQHPK, from the exons atGAACATAAAGATGaaattt gtGATTTTTTTGGTGACAATTATTACGTTACAACAATGTTTTGGTGCCCACTGTCATCACGAAGGTAAAGAAAATCATCAAGAGGGTGATGGTGCAGATCATACTGGCCACAACCACGAAGGTCACACGAGCCACGAAGGAGGTGACCATACAGGCCATAACCACGAAGGAATTGATCACTCAGGACACGACCATACAACAGGTGATCACACTGGCCATAACCATGAAGGACACCAACaccctaaataa
- the LOC114124246 gene encoding carotenoid isomerooxygenase isoform X2, with product MKGLWRVANNWKETAPVASRKTAGIDSMFQGLDENRDVLVKRLNAGQELYPNCDTSIWLRNCTHDIPTPVQGKIEGKIPEWLSGSLLRNGPGSIQVGNYEFKHIFDSSALLHRFAFKNGAVSYQCRFLESNTYKQNKAAQRIVITEFGTRACPDPCKTIFHRVSNVFKWGDDQSDNAMISIYPIGDEYYAFTENPIMIKINPTTLETLNTIDIARMTGIVHHTAHPHMAADGAVFNLATVPKIDGPHYCVVKFPRVDSESGYQYSTDEMFGRMCIVATIKCRWPLHPGYMHSFGITEHYFIVVEQPLSISLSTAMINRFKGDPMYSALKWFQDCPTLIYLISRSDGKTVKTFKSDAFFYLHIINQYEEDDNVVIDICCYRDPSMIDCMFVEALQNLNKNPDYAAMFRSRPLRFVLPVNRNPISGDIVNEHPYVSPEKLCDLGCETPRINDLKIGTKYRFFYAISSDVDAKNPGTLIKVDTYNKTCKTWCEKNVYPSEPIFVSSPDAEDEDDGVILSSIIWGGSECTHKAGVIVLDAKSWTEIGRAIFITQSPVPKCLHGWYAAAV from the exons atgAAG GGTTTGTGGCGCGTCGCGAATAATTGGAAAGAGACTGCACCGGTTGCGAGCAGAAAAACTGCTGGAATCGACAGTATGTTTCAAGGATTGGACGAAAACAGAGACGTGTTAGTGAAAAGGTTGAATGCTGGTCAAGAATTATATCCCAATTGTGATACATCGATCTGGTTAAGAAACTGTACGCATGACATCCCGACTCCCGTCCAAGGGAAAATCGAAG GTAAGATACCAGAATGGTTATCGGGATCGCTGCTACGAAACGGTCCAGGAAGTATACAGGTGggaaattatgaatttaaacatatatttgacAGCTCTGCTTTACTACAcag gtttGCATTCAAAAATGGAGCAGTTTCATATCAATGTAGATTTTTGGaatcaaatacatataaacaaaataaagcaGCCCAAAGAATTGTTATTACCGAATTTGGAACCAGAGCATGTCCTGATccttgtaaaacaatttttcacaG ggtgtctaatgtatttaaatgggGAGACGATCAGTCAGATAATGCGATGATATCTATTTACCCAATCGGCGatgaatattatgcatttaccGAGAATCCAATAATGATCAAAATTAATCCTACAACTCTTGAAACACTtaatact ATAGATATAGCTCGGATGACTGGTATTGTTCACCATACTGCTCACCCACATATGGCAGCCGATGGTGCGGTTTTCAATTTAGCGACTGTTCCAAAAATTGATGGACCTCATTATTGCGTGGTTAAATTTCCTCGGGTTGATTCAG AAAGTGGATACCAGTATTCGACGGACGAAATGTTTGGGCGAATGTGCATCGTGGCTACCATTAAGTGTCGTTGGCCTCTGCACCCTGGGTATATGCATTCTTTCGGCATAACGGAGCATTATTTCATCGTAGTCGAACAACCTCTAAGTATTTCATTGTCAACCGCCATGATTAACAGATTCAAAGGAGATCCAATGTACAGTGCACTAAAATGGTTTCAAGACTGCCCT ACTCTAATTTACTTGATTTCGCGATCTGATGGCAAAACGGTGAAGACATTTAAATCGGATGCGTTCTTTTATCTACATATAATAAACCAGTATGAAGAAGACGATAACGTAGTAATCGATATTTGTTGTTACCGAGATCCTTCCATGATTGACTGCATGTTCGTCGAAGCattacaa AATCTCAATAAAAACCCAGATTATGCAGCCATGTTTCGCAGCAGGCCTTTGAGATTTGTGTTGCCAGTTAACCGTAATCCTATAAGTGGCGATATCGTGAACGAGCACCCGTATGTCAGCCCCGAAAAGCTATGTGATTTAGGTTGTGAAACACCTAGGattaatgacttaaaaattggaacaaaatacagatttttttatgcaatatcATCGGATGTTGATGCTAAAAACCCTGGGACG ctcATTAAAGTGGACACGTACAATAAAACTTGCAAAACATGGTGCGAAAAGAACGTATATCCAAGTGAACCAATTTTTGTTTCTTCGCCGGACGCTGAA GACGAAGACGATGGTGTAATTTTGTCATCAATCATTTGGGGTGGATCGGAGTGTACACACAAAGCTGGAGTAATAGTATTGGATGCAAAGAGTTGGACAGAGATAGGGCGAGCTATTTTTATCACTCAGTCACCAGTTCCTAAATGCTTACATGGATGGTATGCTGCTGCTGTTTAA
- the LOC114124246 gene encoding carotenoid isomerooxygenase isoform X1: MKKTAQYFSKKKYLLKTILTSKVKSTIDRYKKCRFWLTKGLWRVANNWKETAPVASRKTAGIDSMFQGLDENRDVLVKRLNAGQELYPNCDTSIWLRNCTHDIPTPVQGKIEGKIPEWLSGSLLRNGPGSIQVGNYEFKHIFDSSALLHRFAFKNGAVSYQCRFLESNTYKQNKAAQRIVITEFGTRACPDPCKTIFHRVSNVFKWGDDQSDNAMISIYPIGDEYYAFTENPIMIKINPTTLETLNTIDIARMTGIVHHTAHPHMAADGAVFNLATVPKIDGPHYCVVKFPRVDSESGYQYSTDEMFGRMCIVATIKCRWPLHPGYMHSFGITEHYFIVVEQPLSISLSTAMINRFKGDPMYSALKWFQDCPTLIYLISRSDGKTVKTFKSDAFFYLHIINQYEEDDNVVIDICCYRDPSMIDCMFVEALQNLNKNPDYAAMFRSRPLRFVLPVNRNPISGDIVNEHPYVSPEKLCDLGCETPRINDLKIGTKYRFFYAISSDVDAKNPGTLIKVDTYNKTCKTWCEKNVYPSEPIFVSSPDAEDEDDGVILSSIIWGGSECTHKAGVIVLDAKSWTEIGRAIFITQSPVPKCLHGWYAAAV, translated from the exons ATGAAAAAAACAGCTCAGTATTTTTCGAAAaagaaatacttattaaaaacaatattgaccTCTAAAGTTAAGTCAACTATTGACCGGTATAAAAAATGTCGATTTTGGTTGACTAAGGGTTTGTGGCGCGTCGCGAATAATTGGAAAGAGACTGCACCGGTTGCGAGCAGAAAAACTGCTGGAATCGACAGTATGTTTCAAGGATTGGACGAAAACAGAGACGTGTTAGTGAAAAGGTTGAATGCTGGTCAAGAATTATATCCCAATTGTGATACATCGATCTGGTTAAGAAACTGTACGCATGACATCCCGACTCCCGTCCAAGGGAAAATCGAAG GTAAGATACCAGAATGGTTATCGGGATCGCTGCTACGAAACGGTCCAGGAAGTATACAGGTGggaaattatgaatttaaacatatatttgacAGCTCTGCTTTACTACAcag gtttGCATTCAAAAATGGAGCAGTTTCATATCAATGTAGATTTTTGGaatcaaatacatataaacaaaataaagcaGCCCAAAGAATTGTTATTACCGAATTTGGAACCAGAGCATGTCCTGATccttgtaaaacaatttttcacaG ggtgtctaatgtatttaaatgggGAGACGATCAGTCAGATAATGCGATGATATCTATTTACCCAATCGGCGatgaatattatgcatttaccGAGAATCCAATAATGATCAAAATTAATCCTACAACTCTTGAAACACTtaatact ATAGATATAGCTCGGATGACTGGTATTGTTCACCATACTGCTCACCCACATATGGCAGCCGATGGTGCGGTTTTCAATTTAGCGACTGTTCCAAAAATTGATGGACCTCATTATTGCGTGGTTAAATTTCCTCGGGTTGATTCAG AAAGTGGATACCAGTATTCGACGGACGAAATGTTTGGGCGAATGTGCATCGTGGCTACCATTAAGTGTCGTTGGCCTCTGCACCCTGGGTATATGCATTCTTTCGGCATAACGGAGCATTATTTCATCGTAGTCGAACAACCTCTAAGTATTTCATTGTCAACCGCCATGATTAACAGATTCAAAGGAGATCCAATGTACAGTGCACTAAAATGGTTTCAAGACTGCCCT ACTCTAATTTACTTGATTTCGCGATCTGATGGCAAAACGGTGAAGACATTTAAATCGGATGCGTTCTTTTATCTACATATAATAAACCAGTATGAAGAAGACGATAACGTAGTAATCGATATTTGTTGTTACCGAGATCCTTCCATGATTGACTGCATGTTCGTCGAAGCattacaa AATCTCAATAAAAACCCAGATTATGCAGCCATGTTTCGCAGCAGGCCTTTGAGATTTGTGTTGCCAGTTAACCGTAATCCTATAAGTGGCGATATCGTGAACGAGCACCCGTATGTCAGCCCCGAAAAGCTATGTGATTTAGGTTGTGAAACACCTAGGattaatgacttaaaaattggaacaaaatacagatttttttatgcaatatcATCGGATGTTGATGCTAAAAACCCTGGGACG ctcATTAAAGTGGACACGTACAATAAAACTTGCAAAACATGGTGCGAAAAGAACGTATATCCAAGTGAACCAATTTTTGTTTCTTCGCCGGACGCTGAA GACGAAGACGATGGTGTAATTTTGTCATCAATCATTTGGGGTGGATCGGAGTGTACACACAAAGCTGGAGTAATAGTATTGGATGCAAAGAGTTGGACAGAGATAGGGCGAGCTATTTTTATCACTCAGTCACCAGTTCCTAAATGCTTACATGGATGGTATGCTGCTGCTGTTTAA